The Proteiniborus sp. DW1 genome segment ATCTGACGTCAAATACAAGGTCTGCATCTAATGGAATTCCTTTTTTAAATCCAAAGGATACTATTGATACAGTTAAATTTTTTGCTTCCTTACCTTCTACAAAAATGCTCTTTATTTCTTCTTTCAGCATAGCAGATGTTAGATTTGAAGTGTCTATAATATAGTTAGATTTCATTTTAACTTCATTTAATTTTTCCCTCTCTCTTTCAATACCATCTATTATCCTACCTTCGGTACTTAGAGGGTGGGGTCTTCTTTGCTCCTTAAATCTCTTTATAAGCACTTCATCTGATGCATCTAAAAACAATATCTTATATTCAAATCCTGATTCTTCCAAATCATAAAGGCTTTTAAACAAGTCATTAAAAAACTTGCCTCCTCTTATGTCTACAACTACTGCAACCTGCTCGATATTTCTTTTAGAGTATAGACATAAGTCTGCAAAGTCAGGTAATAATGCAGGTGGCAGGTTGTCCATACAATAGTATCCTATATCTTCAAGCACTCTAACTGCTTGGCTCTTTCCTGCGCCAGAAAGACCAGTTATTATAATAAACTTCATTATAAAGCACCTCTCTCAATTAATTAACAGCGTTTATTATTCTATCTACACTTAGGTTCGCCTCTAGTGCCCTTTTTATTCCTTTCTCTACCTTTCCTACATCCTCAGGTTTATGGGCATCACTATTTATCATAAATTTTACACCCTCTTGAGCTGCAATTTTAATATATTCAACAGTTAAAAAGCCATGACTAGCATTTATTTCTAAAGCAGTTCCTCTTTTAAATGCAGCCTTTGCTAATTCCTTAGTATCAATATCCACTTTAGCCCCTGGGTGGGTAATTAAATCAATATCGTATCTATTTATTGCCTTGATTAATGCTTGAGTATTTAGCTTTCTAGCCTTATCTGCAATACTTTTAGAGTGTTTACCTAGATAATTTAATACAAACATTTTATAGGCATCACCCATAGACCTTGGAACTGCTCCAAAATGGAAGCCAACCAAGAGTATATCTATCAGATTGATTATCTCTTCATCTACATCTATTTCTCCATCATAACCTACAATATTTGCCTCTACTCCCAGTAGAATATTTATGTCTTTATATTCCTTGTTTAAATCATCTATCTCATTTCTCATTTTTTGAAAGTTTCTTCTCTTAACTCCAAAGCCTGCATGCCTTGGTCCATGATCGCATATGGCTATTTCCTTAAGCCCCTTTTTTATTGCACTCTCAACATTTTCTCTAATAGTACCTTTTCCATGACTATATATAGTATGCGTATGGTAGTCCCCTGTAATTCTCATTAGTAGCCTCCTTCAACTTTTCATATTTTGCATATATCAATAAAATACTAAAAAATACTAAGCAAACTTCAAACCTAATACCATAGTTTCCCTTACTCTTCTCCCATAATCTTAACCTCTGTTTCAAGTTCTACTCCAAACTTATCTGATACAGTCTTTTGAACTACTTTAATAAGGTTAACTACATCATCACTTGTTGCATTTCCCACATTTACAATGAAGCCACTATGCTTTTCAGAAACCTGTGCATCTCCTAATCTAAGCCCTTTTAACCCTGCATCTTCGATTAATTTTCCTGCAAAATGACCTTCAGGTCTTCTAAATACACTTCCTGCGCTCGGAAGATTTAGTGGCTGTTTTGATGTCCTCTTTTCAGTAAGTTCATCCATATGAGCCTTTATATTTTCGTATTTACCTTCCTTCAGCTCCATTTCCACTTGTACAACTATTAAGTTCTCACTTTGAACCCTACTTTGTCTATATCCAAAATTCATATCTTTATTTTCATATTCTATGAAGATTCCATCAGTATCTAAGCATAAAACCTTTGTCACTACGTCCTTCATTTCTCCACCATAGGCACCTGCATTCATAGCTATTGCTCCACCTAAAGAACCAGGTATCCCACTTGCAAATTCAAGTCCTGACAGTGAGTTTCTAAGTGCTACCTTTGACACTACCGATAATAGAGCACCTGCTTCTGCAGTTATTCTTGTACCTTCCACTTTTATATTGCTCATTTTTTCTGAAATTTTTATAACAACTCCACGCAATCCCTTATCTCTAATAACTAGGTTACTTCCATTTCCCATAACAAAATATTTTAGTCCTTCATTTTTACATAGTTTAATTGATCTAGCTAACTCTTCTATTGTTCCGGGCATAACAAAAACATCTACAGGACCTCCAATTTTAAAAGATGTGTGCTTGCTCATAGATTCATCTGTTAAAACAGTTCCTTTTTCAATTATGCTCCTAAACATTCTATAAACATGGTTTTTATCCAACATCATCAACTCCCATACAAGCAATATCATATATTTTAGTATATCTTTTTTTATTATAATTAACAACTAACAACGTTGTATATATATAAATCCATGAAAATAATCAAAGTATTAGAGACCAAATAAGTTTTAATAGCCAACTACTAGCTAAAAGCTTATAATATTATCTTCATTATTTATCCTTACGGCTTAATTGCATTACCTGCCTTCTTGCTTCCTCAATGGCCTCTTCAGCAGTTTTTTCTCCTATAATAGCTAATCTAATTTGATTCTGCAATATCCTATCTATTTCATTCCACTCCCTATGCTTAGGTAATGGAATAGTATATGATAGACAGTCCTCAATTTTTCTCATATTATGGTCGTCAATATATATATCATTAATGGCACTTTTAACAGGAAATACTCCTAACCGTTCTAATTCTTTTTGATAATTATCCCTAGTAATGAACTTTAGAAACTTAACACACATATCTAGCTTGCCCTTGTCTTCTTGCTTAAGGATCCCATATGCACTAACACTATTATTCAAGGATATAGGCAGTCTTCTATAACCTATAGGATAGTTTGCTACTACATACTCAAAGCCTTCACCTGATTGGTATTTATCAGCAAGAATTTTTGCAGCCCATGAGTCGGTAGGGTAAACTGCTACTTTTCTCTGATTAAAGAACAGGTTCCATGATTCATTTTCATCATATAGTCCGAAATCTTCAGGAGTAACATTATACTTGTACTTCAAATCAACAGCCTTCTGGAGCCCACTTATGGCTTTTTCACCATAAAAGGTATATTCTCCTCTTTCATTAACTATTTCGGCGCCATCACTTAATATTATACCCCATAAATTATAAAAATCAGGTTTAATTGGCGATACAAAACCAAAATAATCCAGGTCACCATCTCCATTATCATCCCATGTCAAAGCCTTCATTTTTTCAACAAATTCTTCATATGTCCAGTTGCCATCTAGGGGTAGGTCTACTCCTCTTTCCCTAAATAAATCAGCATTTAAAAACATAGAATATGTAGTCATCATAAAAGGTACTCCCCACATTTTTTCGTCCTTTGTAACTGCATTTATAGCTAAAAATTTAAATTCTTTAAGTTCATCCTTTGTAAAATATGCATCTAAGGGCTCTAAAATAGATTCATTCATGTATATATATTCTGTAGCTATAGGTGCTATATCAGGTAAATTTCCTGTTTTAAGGGCTACTTCAAGTTTATTGGGGCCCTTTTTCCAATCTAATGGCACTAATTCAATGAATACTCCAGGGTTTTGTCTCTCAAATTTTCTGATTTTATCTTGTATCCATCCATATCTGCTCCCTGTTTTTGAATCAACCCTTGGAAAATCCCAAAGCTGAATCACGCCCTTCCATTCCTCTGACTTTTTATTATTCATTTCTTCTATCTTTGCTGGTTTGTATATGAAAACATATATAGGCCACATAATAATAAAAACTATCAAAATCACAGCTATTGCAATCTTACATATCTTCTTCATGTTATCACTCCTTAGAATATAAATATTCTAAGGATATGTCCATTATGTAATTATAATTAAATTCAAAAGGGGCAGTTCTACAGTGTCGCTGTATTGACAACATTATAGAACTGCCTCCTAAGCTCAATCAACTATTTAATTATAAGCTTTCATCATTTCCTTAAGCATTTCAATAAATCTTTTTCTATCTAGACCTAGGGCTACTTCTACATTAGGCTTGTTCCCAGTAGTCTTCTTCATATCTATTACAGCCGCTACTGCCAATGCATCGTGAATAATAGCTCCATCCAAACCCTCACTTTTTTTACGAAAATCAGCATTGAATTCTAAAAGCTCTTTCACTGCATCAGAGATTCTACTATTTATAGAATATATCTCCTTAATTTCATTTTCATATACTACAGAGTTATTTGTAGCATCTAAAGGTACCATTCTAATAGGTATTCCTGATTTAATGCTGCCTCTGCATCTGCGTATATGTTAAACTCTGCTGATGGAGTTGTGTTGCCTAGGTAAGATGAACCACCCATCAGTGTTATTTTTTCAATTTTATCTTTTATATCTGGATATACAGTTAATGTAATAGCTATATTTGTAAGTGGTCCAAGACATATTAACTGAAGCTTGCCTTCACATGCTAGCGCTTCTTCGTAAATAGTATCCCAAGCCTTTTTATCATAAATTGGTTCATTATTTTCAGGCAATACCAAAGTGCCGAGGCCTGTCTTTCCATGTACCCATTCAGCAGTTTCAAGTGTCCTTATTAGTTGTCTCTCTGCTCCTTTTGAAACTTTTGTCTCCTTACCTATATAACCCACTAGGTCTAGTGCATTTCTTGTAGTTCTTTTAATAGGAATATTTCCTGCTACTGTAGTTAGTGCTTTTATATCCAGTCTGTCTGATGAAAAAGCTAGAAATATAGCAATCGCATCATCCATCCCTTTGCTTACCCTTGCTTCCTCCCGTTTGATTCTTCATTTTGACTTAAGTTTATTAAGTACACTTATAAACCCCTTCTGTTAAAATAAAATAAGTCCAGACATAAATGCGAGAATCAAGGTTACAGTCAATTGCACCCAATTTATATATTAGGAAAGATTTAAACAAAAACATATCTTTAGTTAGCAATAAAACTTCTTGTTTTTATATACACCAATTACCAAAAATACAACTGATAGCAATAGTACTACTAAGTATTTTGTTATAATTACATGAATTGTCACTCTATTTCCATTTTCAAATATGCTTATATAAGTAGTAAACTCAGATCTTATAAAAATTGCAAATAGTTCGTAGATAAGCAAGAACATAAAGCTAATAATAGTTGATTTTAGCGTATATATTAGCATATATGCTAATGATGTGAAAAAAAAGCATTGAATAGCTGTTTTTAAAAATTCAAAAAAAACATTATCCCAAAATATACTGTAAACTAGAAACAATATGCTTATATGTATAATATACAAAAGGTATATTATAAGTATTTCAAAAACCTTTACTTTACCATGACTGTCAATACAGTACAAGACTTCATTTCCGTCTTCTGAAATATATTCTTTAAATATAAAAGTAGTCCACCATATAGACATAATGGGTATATATTTTTCGGCTTCTCTAAATATCAACAAATAAGAGCTTTCTAAATCCTTGGACATAGCTACCATGCCAATATTCAAAACTGGGAGAAAAATATATAAGACAACCAAGGGAATAAAATAATAAAGTTTCAAATTTTTAAAGGAAAGATATATTAGTTGAATATTCATAAGCTATATACCTTTTATTATGCACATATACCCATCTTCTATAGTAGGGTGTAAAGGCTTATATCCTAATTTTTTATTTGAAAGCACCCGTAAAAATTTCTCCCCATTTTTTAAAAAGGATTTTTGAATATAGCAATCAGGGTCAATATAATTGCCTTCTTTTACCTCAAAAACTTTTTCCTCTGCCATAGAAATAATATCTTGGCAGCTGCCTGATTTTAACACCCTTCCATCATTCATAATTATCAATTTATTGCAGCATGCTTCAACGTCCTCCACAATGTGAGTAGAGATTATAATTATTCTATTTTTCTTAATAGAGGATAGTATATTTTTAAATCTTAATCTTTCTTCTGGGTCAAGTCCAGCAGTTGGCTCATCAAAGATTATTATTTCGGGCTCCCCAAGTATTGCTTGCGCAATTCCCAGTCTCCTAATCATACCACCGGATAAGGTTGATACTCTATCATTGACTTTATCATCTAGATTTACTATTTTGAGAATCTCTTTAATACAAACATCTATAGAGTTTTTAGGTATTTTTTTTAATACACTGAAATATTGAAGATTGTCATATACAGTCAATTCTTTGAACAATCCAAATTTTTGGGGAAGATAGCCAATGCTTTCTGCAAAAGAACCATTATTCTTTATTTCAATACCTTGGAATTTTATACTCCCTTTGTTGATATTATAAAGACTAACTATACATCTTATTAATGTTGTTTTACCTGATCCATTTGGGCCTAGTAATCCATATACTCCAGGTTCAAGACTTATTGATATATTTTTTAACACTTCTTTTTTCTTAAATGATTTATCTAAATCCAAAATTTCTAACACTCTAAAGGCCTCCTTTTGTTAAGCTTCTAATAAAGCTAATTGGATCTCTTCTATCATCTTTATCGCATAAAAAATCATAAATACTCTTAATAACATAGTCTTCACCTAATTCCTCTACTTTTTCAAAAAACAACCTACGCAATTCAAAAGCTTTATCATCTCCGAACTGTACTTTAGGTATGTTAAAAGTTCTATCTTCATATATTAAATATTCAAAAAACATATTTTTTATTTCCATCTTCTGAGAATCTTGAGGAATAGTAGACTGTAAAAAGCCATATGTTAGATTTTCTTCATCTAAACTACGCACAAAAATATGGTCATCATAGCTAACTATTCCGCTTCCTAATACATTGTAAGAAAATGTGTCTGGTGCTTGAAAAATCTTTTTATCCATAATATTAAGTCTCTCCATATGTGGAAATATACTGATATAAGGTTTTAAAAAATTGTCAATTTCCAATAATATAGTAATATCTTCCTCTTCTAGTACTAAACCATAAAAGGTAATATCACCTAATTTCCTTTCCTCTACAAACCCTCCAACTAAAGTCATTACTTGTGCTTGACCTGAAAAATTATTCCCATTTTTATTTAAATTAGAATAAATATCTAGCTTAGATTTTATTGTCACATCGAAATTAACATCATAATCTCTTGTTATTGGAACAAATACTGATTGTTGTTTTACATATATCTTATAATATCCTTCTATTGGATAATAGGGGAAGCTACCTGGAAGTAAAACACCCTGTGAGTTACTATAGAATACTGGACTGTATCCACTATAAGTAATTCTTATTTCTTCTAGTTTATCAGAAGTAGGGTTTAATATTTCTAAATAGTCTCCATCCCTTTTAAATTCCAATACTTTATTATCTTTATCAAGTATTTTCTTAACCTTATAATTCCTATATAATGTGAATTTGTAGCTATCTAAAGGCTTCTTTTCATTTAAAGAAATTTTTATATCACTATATAATTGCCTATCTATAATTAATTCCATGTTGTAAGCCGATATACTAAAGTCTGCGTTTTCTTCTTTTTGTACATCATGTCTATAATATAATTCATCAAAAGCAACATATCCTTTAGGATTATAATCCTTCTTTACTATACTACCTGAGTTTGTATATAAATAAAAATTGAAAGCCGAAAATAATAGTAAAGACATAATTATTAAATTTAGTAGTTTTGATTTTTTAATTCTTAGCTTTAGTAGAATAAAAGAACTTAAAAGGCATGTCCAAAATAATTGCAGATTCCATCTATAAGGTTCTATGGATAAACCATAAAGTTTCTCTTCAAACCAATCTAAATTTGGTGGCAAAATATTAAATATATCTCTAAGAGGATATATATCTATCCCAAACCCCTTGAAGAAAACATAGGGCACAAATTCA includes the following:
- the rapZ gene encoding RNase adapter RapZ, whose product is MKFIIITGLSGAGKSQAVRVLEDIGYYCMDNLPPALLPDFADLCLYSKRNIEQVAVVVDIRGGKFFNDLFKSLYDLEESGFEYKILFLDASDEVLIKRFKEQRRPHPLSTEGRIIDGIEREREKLNEVKMKSNYIIDTSNLTSAMLKEEIKSIFVEGKEAKNLTVSIVSFGFKKGIPLDADLVFDVRFLPNPFYIPELKDFTGNDENVRNYVMKWEQTNTFIDKLIDMVDFLIPYYIKEGKSQLVIAIGCTGGKHRSVTIANVLYEDLKEKGYRVIMNHRDCEKT
- a CDS encoding PHP domain-containing protein, encoding MRITGDYHTHTIYSHGKGTIRENVESAIKKGLKEIAICDHGPRHAGFGVKRRNFQKMRNEIDDLNKEYKDINILLGVEANIVGYDGEIDVDEEIINLIDILLVGFHFGAVPRSMGDAYKMFVLNYLGKHSKSIADKARKLNTQALIKAINRYDIDLITHPGAKVDIDTKELAKAAFKRGTALEINASHGFLTVEYIKIAAQEGVKFMINSDAHKPEDVGKVEKGIKRALEANLSVDRIINAVN
- the murB gene encoding UDP-N-acetylmuramate dehydrogenase; the protein is MFRSIIEKGTVLTDESMSKHTSFKIGGPVDVFVMPGTIEELARSIKLCKNEGLKYFVMGNGSNLVIRDKGLRGVVIKISEKMSNIKVEGTRITAEAGALLSVVSKVALRNSLSGLEFASGIPGSLGGAIAMNAGAYGGEMKDVVTKVLCLDTDGIFIEYENKDMNFGYRQSRVQSENLIVVQVEMELKEGKYENIKAHMDELTEKRTSKQPLNLPSAGSVFRRPEGHFAGKLIEDAGLKGLRLGDAQVSEKHSGFIVNVGNATSDDVVNLIKVVQKTVSDKFGVELETEVKIMGEE
- a CDS encoding extracellular solute-binding protein, whose amino-acid sequence is MKKICKIAIAVILIVFIIMWPIYVFIYKPAKIEEMNNKKSEEWKGVIQLWDFPRVDSKTGSRYGWIQDKIRKFERQNPGVFIELVPLDWKKGPNKLEVALKTGNLPDIAPIATEYIYMNESILEPLDAYFTKDELKEFKFLAINAVTKDEKMWGVPFMMTTYSMFLNADLFRERGVDLPLDGNWTYEEFVEKMKALTWDDNGDGDLDYFGFVSPIKPDFYNLWGIILSDGAEIVNERGEYTFYGEKAISGLQKAVDLKYKYNVTPEDFGLYDENESWNLFFNQRKVAVYPTDSWAAKILADKYQSGEGFEYVVANYPIGYRRLPISLNNSVSAYGILKQEDKGKLDMCVKFLKFITRDNYQKELERLGVFPVKSAINDIYIDDHNMRKIEDCLSYTIPLPKHREWNEIDRILQNQIRLAIIGEKTAEEAIEEARRQVMQLSRKDK
- a CDS encoding nucleoside hydrolase; the encoded protein is MVPLDATNNSVVYENEIKEIYSINSRISDAVKELLEFNADFRKKSEGLDGAIIHDALAVAAVIDMKKTTGNKPNVEVALGLDRKRFIEMLKEMMKAYN
- a CDS encoding nucleoside hydrolase, with translation MDDAIAIFLAFSSDRLDIKALTTVAGNIPIKRTTRNALDLVGYIGKETKVSKGAERQLIRTLETAEWVHGKTGLGTLVLPENNEPIYDKKAWDTIYEEALACEGKLQLICLGPLTNIAITLTVYPDIKDKIEKITLMGGSSYLGNTTPSAEFNIYADAEAALNQEYLLEWYL
- a CDS encoding ABC transporter permease, producing the protein MSKDLESSYLLIFREAEKYIPIMSIWWTTFIFKEYISEDGNEVLYCIDSHGKVKVFEILIIYLLYIIHISILFLVYSIFWDNVFFEFLKTAIQCFFFTSLAYMLIYTLKSTIISFMFLLIYELFAIFIRSEFTTYISIFENGNRVTIHVIITKYLVVLLLSVVFLVIGVYKNKKFYC
- a CDS encoding ATP-binding cassette domain-containing protein, with the translated sequence MLEILDLDKSFKKKEVLKNISISLEPGVYGLLGPNGSGKTTLIRCIVSLYNINKGSIKFQGIEIKNNGSFAESIGYLPQKFGLFKELTVYDNLQYFSVLKKIPKNSIDVCIKEILKIVNLDDKVNDRVSTLSGGMIRRLGIAQAILGEPEIIIFDEPTAGLDPEERLRFKNILSSIKKNRIIIISTHIVEDVEACCNKLIIMNDGRVLKSGSCQDIISMAEEKVFEVKEGNYIDPDCYIQKSFLKNGEKFLRVLSNKKLGYKPLHPTIEDGYMCIIKGI
- a CDS encoding ABC transporter permease, whose amino-acid sequence is MLFLVKNNIKLFLKNRYLLLGFIVFFIIINSYLIEGIYKLSIHKDALYYLQISQKLSIVYFIFFLFVSYEYLMKSKNDHMLECFLAMERGILKVYFSKFIVLVIIIFMMTLNIMVYNYIAYFTMNIKSISFAYHIFLNSLLNIFLVSFLGCCIGILISLYLKKFSAYLLMIFLGILVSPIFEFVPYVFFKGFGIDIYPLRDIFNILPPNLDWFEEKLYGLSIEPYRWNLQLFWTCLLSSFILLKLRIKKSKLLNLIIMSLLLFSAFNFYLYTNSGSIVKKDYNPKGYVAFDELYYRHDVQKEENADFSISAYNMELIIDRQLYSDIKISLNEKKPLDSYKFTLYRNYKVKKILDKDNKVLEFKRDGDYLEILNPTSDKLEEIRITYSGYSPVFYSNSQGVLLPGSFPYYPIEGYYKIYVKQQSVFVPITRDYDVNFDVTIKSKLDIYSNLNKNGNNFSGQAQVMTLVGGFVEERKLGDITFYGLVLEEEDITILLEIDNFLKPYISIFPHMERLNIMDKKIFQAPDTFSYNVLGSGIVSYDDHIFVRSLDEENLTYGFLQSTIPQDSQKMEIKNMFFEYLIYEDRTFNIPKVQFGDDKAFELRRLFFEKVEELGEDYVIKSIYDFLCDKDDRRDPISFIRSLTKGGL